In one window of Fodinibius salicampi DNA:
- a CDS encoding succinylglutamate desuccinylase/aspartoacylase family protein, with protein sequence MNKTATTEDNIQIASKRIIGSLEGPKKGPLVILLTGMHGNETAGVEAVSSILELLEQRKEEFRGRLLGIRANLQALQHGVRYVDEDMNRIWFTSIIEDIRSKPEHHLRSSERVEVKRLLRILDRLQENSSEKVILADVHTFSAEGAMFTIPGKVNEHRELLSQIYAPMVFGIGESLRGTALKYYQKRGILSFALEGGQHTNQLTQYNITASLFLLLQALGCIKSEHYPEIAKFREHLQSHTRQLPAQTELVYQHMIEDGDEFKMRPGYSNFQKVKEGEWLASDRRGKIEARCDGYILMPLYQEQGNDGFFIIKEHEA encoded by the coding sequence ATGAATAAAACGGCTACAACCGAAGATAACATACAAATAGCGTCAAAGCGGATTATTGGATCACTGGAGGGGCCCAAAAAGGGTCCGTTGGTTATTCTTTTAACCGGAATGCACGGCAATGAAACGGCTGGTGTGGAGGCGGTGAGTAGTATTCTTGAACTTCTGGAACAGCGAAAGGAAGAGTTTCGGGGAAGGCTCTTGGGAATACGCGCAAATCTGCAAGCCCTGCAGCATGGAGTGCGCTATGTGGATGAGGATATGAACCGCATCTGGTTTACTTCTATTATTGAAGATATTCGATCTAAGCCCGAACATCATTTGCGATCAAGCGAGCGCGTTGAAGTTAAGCGGTTGTTGCGAATCCTTGATCGCCTTCAGGAGAACAGCAGTGAAAAAGTGATTCTTGCCGATGTTCATACGTTTTCGGCAGAGGGAGCTATGTTCACGATCCCCGGCAAGGTAAACGAGCATCGCGAATTGTTATCCCAAATCTATGCACCAATGGTATTTGGAATCGGGGAATCGCTGCGTGGAACGGCATTGAAATATTATCAGAAGCGCGGGATTCTTTCATTTGCCCTGGAAGGGGGACAGCATACCAATCAGTTAACGCAGTACAACATTACGGCTTCCTTATTTTTGCTGCTGCAGGCCTTAGGCTGTATTAAGTCAGAACATTACCCTGAGATAGCCAAATTTCGGGAACATCTTCAGTCTCATACCCGACAGCTTCCTGCCCAAACCGAGTTGGTATACCAGCACATGATAGAGGATGGGGATGAGTTTAAAATGCGTCCTGGCTATAGTAATTTTCAGAAGGTTAAAGAGGGAGAATGGCTGGCTTCCGACCGCAGAGGAAAAATTGAAGCCCGTTGTGATGGCTATATCCTCATGCCGTTATACCAGGAGCAGGGGAATGACGGATTCTTTATTATCAAAGAGCACGAAGCTTAA
- a CDS encoding pseudouridine synthase → MSRRKRRSNQRNRKEAPHAVDQNYSEDEDIRLNKYIAHCGFCSRRKADDYIAAGKVKVNDEVVTQMGVKVQRTDRVVVEGEQLNLEKLVYILLNKPKDTITTTDDPRNRDTVMDKVEDATGKRVYPVGRLDRHTMGLLLLTNDGDLANRLMHPSYEVRKTYEVETERKLKDNELQELQEGIELEDGFAKAHSIARTPNGFVLTIFEGRNRLVRRMVEYFGTEATKLKRIDYAGLNLNNVKMGQWRYLEEREINALRKLVKLEPLNFKK, encoded by the coding sequence ATGAGTCGACGAAAGAGGAGGAGTAATCAGCGAAATCGTAAGGAAGCACCCCATGCTGTAGATCAAAATTACAGCGAGGATGAGGATATACGCCTGAATAAATATATCGCCCACTGTGGATTTTGTTCCCGTCGCAAGGCAGATGACTATATTGCGGCGGGCAAGGTGAAGGTAAACGATGAGGTAGTAACGCAGATGGGAGTCAAGGTGCAGCGTACCGATCGCGTAGTGGTAGAGGGGGAACAGCTGAACCTTGAAAAATTGGTATATATTCTCCTTAATAAACCGAAAGATACGATTACTACCACAGATGATCCGCGTAATCGTGATACCGTGATGGATAAAGTTGAAGATGCTACGGGAAAGCGTGTTTACCCGGTAGGTCGCCTCGATCGTCATACCATGGGGCTGTTGCTTTTGACAAATGACGGAGATCTGGCAAACCGGCTGATGCATCCCAGCTATGAGGTGCGTAAGACATATGAGGTGGAAACCGAACGAAAGTTAAAGGATAATGAGCTGCAGGAACTCCAGGAGGGGATCGAATTGGAAGATGGTTTTGCTAAGGCTCACAGTATCGCCCGTACTCCCAACGGCTTTGTCCTGACTATTTTTGAGGGCCGTAACCGGCTGGTACGTAGAATGGTTGAGTATTTTGGCACGGAGGCAACGAAATTGAAGCGTATTGACTATGCCGGCCTGAATCTTAACAATGTTAAGATGGGGCAGTGGCGCTATCTCGAGGAACGCGAAATTAATGCTCTTAGGAAGCTGGTTAAGCTGGAGCCTTTGAACTTTAAGAAGTAG
- a CDS encoding glutamate-cysteine ligase family protein — translation MGESRVKLADSQEEVQRFMKYVLKDLRALDRMLEEDDWFETDPIRIGAEQELCLVNQQAKAWPHSMEILNKLESEGAEGFTTEFAKFNLEINLKPLEFTGDCLSQMEENLQQQIDRVRRVAEDMGGEILLTGILPTIRKMDIDLKNMTPLQRYRALCEAITKLRSEDFDLRIQGMDELLMKFDSPLLEACNTGFQVHLQVDPEEFVTKYNIAQLVTAPVLAGTVGSPILFGKRLWNETRIALFQQSVDTRTVGDHLRESSPRVTFGNEWVKESILEIFQEDTARYRVMLSSEVTEDVEKMLDEGTPPALKALQVHNGTVYRWNRPCYGLLDGKAHLRIENRMMPSGPTVTDEVANSAFWLGLMNKMDDYYPNISEKMDFDDARMNFVAASKMGLDTKFRWFDDQRINAVDLITEELLPIAREGLEEVDIANSDISDYLGLIRDRVSSGQTPSYWMLNNYAALMKENESKEHTLAAITTAMVKNQKKGEPVHKWGRVRIEDLDHWEPSSLIVEEFMTTDLFTVQKDDILEFVANLIDWRRIQYVPVEDEKKHLVGLVTMRMMFNEYSKAVNQGKDVVESVEDIMIDNPITIHPEASIMEAMDIMDSQEIGCLPVVKNNRLVGIITEHNYMKIAGRLLKVLHSNNDPNE, via the coding sequence ATGGGTGAGTCCAGAGTAAAGCTGGCCGACAGTCAGGAAGAAGTGCAGCGGTTTATGAAATATGTGTTGAAGGACTTGCGGGCGCTGGATCGTATGCTCGAGGAAGATGACTGGTTTGAGACCGATCCGATCCGTATCGGAGCCGAGCAGGAGCTCTGCCTGGTCAATCAGCAAGCGAAAGCATGGCCGCACTCAATGGAGATACTGAATAAATTAGAGAGCGAGGGTGCGGAAGGTTTTACCACGGAGTTTGCCAAGTTTAATCTGGAAATAAACTTAAAACCACTGGAATTTACCGGCGATTGCCTGTCGCAGATGGAGGAAAACCTTCAACAGCAGATAGACCGAGTACGAAGAGTAGCAGAAGATATGGGAGGAGAAATACTATTAACAGGTATCCTTCCAACCATCCGGAAGATGGATATAGATTTGAAAAATATGACGCCTCTGCAGCGGTATAGAGCTCTTTGCGAGGCTATTACGAAACTCAGAAGTGAGGATTTTGATCTGCGCATCCAGGGGATGGATGAGCTGTTGATGAAGTTTGATTCACCGCTTCTGGAGGCCTGTAACACTGGTTTTCAGGTACATCTGCAGGTAGATCCGGAGGAGTTTGTTACTAAATATAATATTGCCCAGCTGGTTACGGCACCGGTACTTGCAGGAACAGTAGGCTCTCCTATATTGTTTGGCAAGCGTCTGTGGAATGAAACTCGTATTGCACTTTTCCAGCAATCAGTGGATACCCGAACCGTAGGCGACCACCTGCGTGAAAGCAGCCCCCGGGTTACATTTGGCAATGAATGGGTAAAAGAGAGTATTTTAGAAATTTTTCAGGAAGATACCGCCCGTTATCGTGTAATGTTGAGTTCGGAAGTAACTGAAGATGTGGAGAAGATGCTGGATGAGGGGACACCCCCAGCCTTGAAAGCTTTGCAGGTACATAACGGAACAGTCTATCGGTGGAATCGTCCCTGCTATGGATTATTGGACGGTAAAGCGCACTTGCGTATTGAGAATCGCATGATGCCTTCAGGTCCCACGGTAACGGATGAGGTTGCCAATTCAGCTTTTTGGCTGGGACTGATGAATAAGATGGATGATTATTATCCTAATATATCTGAAAAAATGGATTTTGATGATGCACGGATGAACTTTGTTGCGGCTTCCAAAATGGGACTGGATACAAAGTTCCGCTGGTTCGACGACCAGCGAATAAATGCTGTCGACCTTATTACCGAGGAATTACTCCCTATTGCTCGCGAGGGACTAGAGGAAGTGGATATCGCCAATAGCGATATATCTGATTACCTGGGATTGATTCGGGATCGGGTTTCTTCCGGCCAAACACCATCGTATTGGATGCTGAATAATTATGCCGCTTTGATGAAGGAAAATGAATCCAAAGAACACACGCTGGCGGCTATCACCACAGCGATGGTTAAGAATCAGAAAAAGGGTGAGCCCGTCCATAAATGGGGTCGAGTTCGGATTGAAGACCTGGACCACTGGGAGCCTTCGAGCCTGATTGTAGAGGAGTTTATGACCACTGATCTATTCACGGTGCAGAAGGATGACATCCTGGAATTTGTAGCTAATTTGATTGACTGGCGGCGTATTCAGTATGTTCCGGTAGAGGACGAAAAGAAACATTTGGTGGGATTGGTTACTATGCGCATGATGTTTAATGAATATAGTAAGGCAGTGAATCAGGGAAAAGATGTGGTAGAATCGGTCGAGGATATCATGATTGATAATCCGATTACGATTCATCCGGAAGCTTCAATCATGGAGGCAATGGATATTATGGACAGTCAGGAGATTGGATGCCTGCCAGTGGTTAAAAATAACCGTCTGGTAGGTATTATTACAGAACATAACTATATGAAAATAGCAGGACGACTGTTGAAAGTATTACATTCGAATAACGATCCTAATGAATAA
- the scpB gene encoding SMC-Scp complex subunit ScpB, protein MNDYEFVDGTRLSSVIEALIFSSPEPISAEKICEIIAKGEENLGLETEAVEPFVDKLNQRYEENGLAFEITLVGGGYTFATKKRYEPWLSIFQHENAYRKLSQSAIETLAIVAYKQPVTKPEVDDIRGVDSGYILRQLLEKVLIEVSGRLDAPGKPLLYRTTKHFLKHFGINSIDELPKPREIEEILRDDDMAEHRQFLFDRQLELEELQEKAEDEDATETALSLIEAVDKIDEDEVPDLEEYTAEELTLEEEAQEEGDSDKEVNTQEDEQEEKEFESIEKPDNESTKEEE, encoded by the coding sequence ATGAATGATTACGAATTTGTTGACGGCACGCGTCTTTCTTCAGTGATTGAGGCGCTTATCTTTTCGAGTCCGGAGCCTATATCTGCGGAGAAGATCTGTGAAATTATTGCCAAAGGAGAAGAAAATCTGGGTTTGGAAACCGAGGCTGTGGAGCCGTTTGTAGATAAGTTAAATCAGCGGTATGAAGAGAACGGTCTGGCATTTGAAATTACCCTGGTCGGCGGAGGATATACCTTTGCGACTAAAAAGCGCTATGAGCCATGGTTGAGCATTTTTCAGCATGAAAATGCCTATCGGAAACTTTCACAGTCTGCTATAGAAACCCTGGCTATCGTAGCCTATAAACAGCCTGTAACCAAGCCTGAAGTGGATGACATCCGCGGAGTGGATTCCGGTTATATCCTGCGCCAACTGTTGGAGAAAGTATTGATTGAGGTCTCTGGCCGATTGGATGCGCCGGGAAAGCCCCTGTTGTATCGAACTACCAAGCATTTTTTGAAGCATTTTGGCATCAACTCCATTGATGAACTGCCCAAGCCGCGGGAAATTGAGGAGATTCTCCGGGATGATGATATGGCCGAACATCGCCAATTCCTTTTTGACCGGCAGCTCGAACTTGAAGAGTTACAGGAAAAGGCAGAGGATGAGGATGCCACGGAAACAGCTCTCTCGCTTATTGAGGCTGTTGATAAAATTGATGAGGATGAAGTGCCTGACCTCGAGGAGTATACCGCTGAAGAGTTAACCCTGGAAGAGGAGGCGCAAGAGGAAGGGGATAGCGATAAAGAAGTAAATACACAGGAAGATGAGCAGGAAGAAAAAGAATTTGAATCGATAGAAAAACCAGATAATGAGTCGACGAAAGAGGAGGAGTAA
- a CDS encoding alpha/beta hydrolase family protein yields the protein MKQSGFVPSSENLPIYYDLYTPDEWSSGQPLPVVLFLHGFKGFKDWGAFPDACAELSRAGFAVLAMNFSLNGVGESMTEFDQLDRFARETLSQDLDDVGSVIAALKNSKIEMSEGIQLDTDVIGIVGHSRGGHTAVAAAAEYPEVKCLVTWSAVADYNARWSSEMVSDWEEKGVTEIINGRTGQIMPVKKIVHEDALENADRLMAVKRVEELSIPALFVHSRGDEAVPYSEAEKLYEHCTSEQKEILLMPDSGHTFDTSHPFDGEDFPDIFQEVVTATREWFQNYLQ from the coding sequence ATGAAACAGTCTGGTTTTGTTCCTTCCAGTGAAAATCTGCCCATTTATTATGATTTGTATACACCGGATGAGTGGTCCTCTGGTCAACCGCTGCCGGTGGTGCTTTTCCTGCACGGTTTTAAGGGCTTTAAAGACTGGGGAGCTTTCCCTGATGCGTGTGCCGAATTAAGCAGGGCAGGATTTGCGGTGCTGGCAATGAACTTTTCCCTGAATGGAGTAGGGGAGAGCATGACAGAATTTGATCAGCTGGATCGCTTTGCCCGGGAAACATTGAGCCAGGATCTTGATGATGTAGGATCAGTCATTGCAGCTCTCAAAAATAGTAAAATAGAAATGTCGGAAGGTATTCAGCTGGATACCGACGTCATTGGTATAGTAGGACACTCGCGCGGGGGACATACCGCGGTAGCGGCTGCTGCAGAGTATCCGGAAGTCAAATGCCTGGTAACATGGTCTGCGGTTGCGGATTATAATGCCCGATGGAGTTCGGAAATGGTCAGTGATTGGGAGGAAAAAGGCGTGACGGAAATTATAAACGGGCGTACGGGACAAATCATGCCGGTCAAGAAAATAGTGCATGAAGATGCCTTAGAGAATGCAGATAGGCTGATGGCCGTTAAGCGGGTTGAAGAACTCAGTATTCCTGCTCTCTTTGTACATTCCAGAGGGGACGAGGCTGTCCCATATAGCGAAGCTGAAAAATTATATGAACATTGTACCTCAGAGCAGAAAGAAATTTTACTCATGCCTGACTCAGGCCACACTTTTGATACCTCCCATCCTTTTGATGGTGAAGATTTTCCTGATATTTTTCAAGAAGTGGTTACTGCAACTAGGGAGTGGTTTCAGAATTATTTGCAATAA